In one window of Flavobacterium ginsengisoli DNA:
- a CDS encoding carboxymuconolactone decarboxylase family protein, translating into MSDIIQEFNDYRSKMNEKLLADNNKIVKRIFNLDTNAYAEGALDVKTKELLGLVASTVLRCDDCVKYHLETSYKEGVSKEEMMEAMGIATLVGGTIVIPHLRRAYEFWEALEEAGK; encoded by the coding sequence ATGTCTGATATAATTCAAGAATTTAATGACTATCGTTCTAAAATGAACGAAAAACTGCTTGCTGACAATAACAAAATTGTAAAGCGAATTTTTAATCTTGACACCAATGCTTATGCTGAAGGCGCTCTTGATGTAAAAACAAAAGAACTTTTAGGTTTAGTTGCATCAACTGTTTTGAGATGTGACGACTGTGTAAAATACCATTTAGAAACAAGTTATAAAGAAGGTGTTTCTAAAGAAGAAATGATGGAAGCAATGGGAATCGCAACTCTTGTTGGAGGAACAATTGTAATTCCACATTTAAGAAGAGCTTACGAATTTTGGGAAGCACTTGAAGAAGCTGGAAAATAA
- the lptB gene encoding LPS export ABC transporter ATP-binding protein, with protein MKLRADNLIKTYKGRSVVKGISVEVNQGEIVGLLGPNGAGKTTSFYMIVGLVKPNQGNIYLDDLNITDYPMYKRAQQGIGYLAQEASVFRKLSIEDNILSVLQLTKLSKEEQIAKMESLIEEFSLEHIRTNRGDLLSGGERRRTEIARALATDPKFILLDEPFAGVDPVAVEDIQRIVAQLKNKNIGILITDHNVQETLAITDKTYLMFEGGILKAGIPEELVEDEMVRRVYLGQNFELRKKKLEF; from the coding sequence ATGAAATTAAGAGCCGATAATTTAATCAAAACCTATAAAGGACGTAGTGTTGTAAAAGGAATTTCTGTTGAAGTAAATCAAGGAGAAATCGTAGGGCTTTTGGGGCCAAATGGAGCTGGAAAAACAACGTCTTTTTACATGATTGTGGGATTAGTAAAACCAAATCAAGGAAACATTTATCTTGATGATTTGAATATTACCGATTACCCAATGTACAAACGTGCACAACAAGGAATTGGTTATTTGGCACAAGAAGCTTCTGTATTTAGAAAACTTAGCATTGAGGATAATATTCTTAGTGTACTGCAATTGACTAAACTTTCTAAAGAAGAGCAAATTGCTAAAATGGAAAGCTTAATTGAAGAATTCAGCTTAGAGCACATTCGTACTAACCGAGGAGATTTACTTTCTGGAGGTGAGCGCCGCCGTACCGAAATTGCACGCGCATTGGCAACCGATCCAAAGTTTATTTTATTGGATGAGCCTTTTGCGGGAGTTGACCCTGTTGCGGTTGAGGATATTCAGCGAATTGTTGCGCAATTAAAAAACAAAAATATCGGAATTTTAATTACCGATCACAACGTTCAGGAAACATTAGCAATTACTGATAAAACATACTTAATGTTTGAAGGAGGAATTCTAAAAGCAGGAATTCCAGAAGAATTGGTAGAAGACGAAATGGTTCGTCGTGTTTATCTTGGACAAAACTTCGAGCTACGCAAAAAGAAACTTGAATTTTAA